In Heliangelus exortis chromosome Z, bHelExo1.hap1, whole genome shotgun sequence, a genomic segment contains:
- the NFIL3 gene encoding nuclear factor interleukin-3-regulated protein, with product MQLRKMQTLKKEHRPVDTSSNGEKIMVLKSTLAEVSEELPTSEDILLTEASSGKSKSSACRRKREFIPDEKKDAMYWEKRRKNNEAAKRSREKRRLNDLVLENKLIALGEENATLKAELLSLKLKFGLISSAAYAQEIQKLSSSTTVYFQDYQNSKSNINSFVDEHEPSIVGSSCISVIKHSPQSSVSDVSEIPSVEHTQPSHAQNNCRTPENKFQIIKQEPMEIERETRDDRGSYKASIYPNYMGATFNVYSHSPPLLQVNRSSSNSPRTSEADDGVVGKSSDGEDEQQVPKGPIHSPVEHKNVHATVKVPEVNSSALPHKLRIKAKAMQVKVEAMDDYDATQKLSSPIDMSSKRHFELEKRGAQNLVHSSHTPFSVQVTNIQDWSLKPELWHQKELNLKIQSGCKTGVVEIKDNVYNVSESENLYLKQGIASLSAEVASLKRLITTQQISASNSG from the coding sequence ATGCAGCTGAGAAAAATGCAGACCCTTAAAAAGGAACACAGACCTGTTGACACAAGTAGCAATGGAGAAAAGATCATGGTACTTAAATCTACTTTAGCAGAAGTGTCTGAAGAATTGCCTACTAGTGAAGATATACTACTTACTGAAGCAAGTAGTGGAAAAAGCAAATCTTCAGCTTGCCGGAGAAAGAGAGAATTTATTccagatgaaaagaaagatgCTATGTATTGGGAAAAAAGGCggaaaaataatgaagctgCCAAAAGATCTCGTGAAAAACGTCGACTGAATGACCTTGTCTTAGAGAACAAACTAATTGCACTGGGAGAGGAGAATGCCACTTTGAAGGCGGAGCTGCTTTCTTTGAAGCTGAAGTTTGGTTTAATTAGTTCTGCAGCCTATGCCCAAGAGATACAGAAACTCAGTAGCTCAACAACTGTGTATTTCCAAGACTATCAGAATTCCAAATCAAATATTAACTCATTTGTAGATGAACATGAACCATCTATAGTTGGTAGCAGTTGTATTTCTGTCATTAAACATTCTCCTCAAAGTTCAGTGTCTGATGTGTCTGAAATACCGTCTGTGGAGCATACTCAACCAAGCCACGCACAAAACAACTGCAGAACTCCTGAAAATAAGTTCCAGATTATAAAACAGGAACCCATGGAAATTGAGAGAGAGACAAGAGATGACAGAGGTTCATATAAAGCATCCATATATCCAAACTACATGGGAGCTACCTTTAATGTGTATTctcattctcctcctctcttgcAAGTGAATAGGTCCTCTAGTAATTCCCCTAGAACTTCAGAAGCTGATGATGGTGTGGTTGGAAAGTCATCTGATGGAGAAGATGAACAGCAGGTTCCTAAGGGTCCAATCCATTCCCCAGTTGAACATAAAAATGTTCATGCAACAGTGAAAGTTCCAGAAGTGAATTCTTCAGCTTTGCCTCACAAGCTTCGCATTAAAGCCAAAGCCATGCAAGTTAAAGTGGAAGCAATGGATGACTATGATGCAACACAGAAATTGTCATCACCTATTGATATGTCctcaaaaagacattttgagCTTGAAAAACGTGGTGCACAAAACTTGGTGCATTCTTCTCACACTCCTTTCTCGGTCCAAGTTACTAACATCCAAGACTGGTCACTTAAACCAGAACTCTGGCATCAGAAGGAGCTCAACTTAAAAATTCAGAGTGGTTGCAAAACTGGAGTTGTTGAAATAAAAGACAACGTGTACAATGTCTCTGAGTCAGAGAACCTCTATTTGAAGCAGGGCATAGCAAGCTTGTCTGCAGAGGTTGCTTCACTTAAAAGACTTATAACTACACAACAAATCTCTGCATCTAACTCTGGTTAA